The region GTCCTGGTGCTGCTGTTCACGACGGCCTCGTGGATCCTCACCGGCGCCGCGCTTCGACCAGTCGAGCGTCTCCGGCGCAGCGCCGTCTCCATCGTGGACACCGGCTCGAACGATCTTCTCCCGGTCGGCAAGGCGCACGATGAGATTGCCGGCTTGGCGAGCACGCTGAACAACTTGATCGCCACCCTCAGGGCCTCGGCTGCCCGTGAACGACAGATGGTCTCGGATGCCAGCCACGAACTCCGAACCCCTGTCGCCGTTCTGCAGACCCAGCTGGAGCTCATGAGCAATGGCCGCGGCAGCGACCTCGAGTCGGACCTTGGCAACGCCCGCCGTGCGACCGCCCGACTCGCGACGCTAGTCGCTGACCTGCTCGAGCTATCTCGTCTGGACTCCGCTATTAAGCCCGGTGATCAAGCGACCGTCGCGCAGCTGATCGATGAGGCCGGCGACGCGATCGACCAGGGTCGCTTCCGCTCCTCCCACCAGGACATCACCGTCGATCTGAGCGTTGATGTCGACGTCGACGTGGGGGAATGGGTCGCAGAGATCCGTGCTTCGACGTTTGGGCGCATTGTGACCAACCTCGTCGGCAACTCGATCGTGGCCCTCGGCGGCAAGGGCGCGATCGTGGTTACGGTAACTGCTCATCATGCCGAGCTCATCCTGACGGTCCTGGACAACGGCCCCGGCATAGACCCCGCGTTCCTTCCTCATGCATTCGATCGATTCTCGCAACAGGACTCCGCCCGCGTTCCCAGCGACGGAGGAGCAGGTCTGGGCTTGGCGATCGTCCGCGCTGCGGCAGGTCGAGCGGGAGGCTTCGCCGAGCTGAGCAATCAGGCCGGTGGGGGTCTGCTGGTGACGGTGCGGCTGCCTCTGCGAATGTCCTCGCAATCGGCCTGAGAGGGCTCTCACGAATCCTGTTCCTGCGCCCGCGGCTGGCTACCGTCGTTGCGCCGGCCTCCGTCAGAGGTCGCGGGAAGGAACAGATGAACACTCTTGCCGCGCTACTGCTCGGTCTGGTCCAGGGCCTGACGGAGTTCCTGCCCGTGTCCTCCAGCGCCCACATCCGTGTAGTCGGCGAGCTGATCGGTACCGGCGCGGACCCGGGCGCAGCGTTCACAGCGATCATCCAACTCGGCACCGAGGCCGCGGTGATCGTCTACTTCTGGCGCGACATCGCCCGCATCGTCTCCCGTTGGGCGAGATCGCTGCTCGGACGTGTTCCGCGCTGTGACCCGGACGCGCTGCTGGGCTGGTACATCATTCTCGGCAGCCTCCCGATCGTCGTGCTCGGAGTCGCGTTCCAGACTCAGATCGAGACCGTGTTCCGGTCGCTGTGGATCGTCGCCGGCACCCTCATCGTGTTCGGCATCCTGCTCGGCATCGCCGACCGGGTCGGCACCAAGACCCGCACGCTGCGAGATCTGACTTGGCGGCACGCCATTGTCTACGGGTTGGCGCAGGCGCTGGCGCTAGTCCCGGGGGTCTCTCGATCCGGCGGCACCATCACCGGTGGCTTGCTCCTGGGTTACAGCCGAGCCGCCGCGGCACGCTACTCGTTCCTCCTCGCGATCCCGGCGGTGCTCGGAAGCGGGCTGTACGAGCTAGTGAAGCTCGTCACGAAACCCTGCCAGGATAGCTGCGTACCCGAGCTGTTCGGGCCCGTGGACACGGCGCTGGCCACCGTCGTGGCGTTCCTGGTCGGGCTGCTCGTGATCCGCTTCTTCCTCGCGTTCATCTCCCGCTACAGCTTCCTGCCCTTCGTGATCTACCGGATCCTGCTCGGCGCCGCCCTGATCGTCGCTCTCTCCGTCGGGGTCCTGCAGCCCTGACCGGTGAACCTGCGAGTGGTCCTGACAGAAGTCTCAGGGACCCAGGCTGCACAAGCCCGTCGGCCTCACCTCCACCTCAGATCCGGCGGCGAGCATCAGGATGAGCGTTCGATCAGGCGGGAGGCTGCATGCGCATCCGGACAGGAGCGTCCCGTACTGCCGGGCGGATTGTCGCGAC is a window of Cnuibacter physcomitrellae DNA encoding:
- a CDS encoding sensor histidine kinase, which translates into the protein MKLVARLSIRARMTIGTLLLATAFFTASAFVVHQIVEQLLRDSTVAVLESDIVPYETSILVEPHDSVDAPGEGQLIAVTDAAGVVVASTLPSDLTNALGPLQHLTPGNSQVSTGSATYAIAVESVQGQDGTWTVVAAQDQNANAVLLSNLTVGLVVGLAVLVLLFTTASWILTGAALRPVERLRRSAVSIVDTGSNDLLPVGKAHDEIAGLASTLNNLIATLRASAARERQMVSDASHELRTPVAVLQTQLELMSNGRGSDLESDLGNARRATARLATLVADLLELSRLDSAIKPGDQATVAQLIDEAGDAIDQGRFRSSHQDITVDLSVDVDVDVGEWVAEIRASTFGRIVTNLVGNSIVALGGKGAIVVTVTAHHAELILTVLDNGPGIDPAFLPHAFDRFSQQDSARVPSDGGAGLGLAIVRAAAGRAGGFAELSNQAGGGLLVTVRLPLRMSSQSA
- a CDS encoding undecaprenyl-diphosphate phosphatase, with the protein product MNTLAALLLGLVQGLTEFLPVSSSAHIRVVGELIGTGADPGAAFTAIIQLGTEAAVIVYFWRDIARIVSRWARSLLGRVPRCDPDALLGWYIILGSLPIVVLGVAFQTQIETVFRSLWIVAGTLIVFGILLGIADRVGTKTRTLRDLTWRHAIVYGLAQALALVPGVSRSGGTITGGLLLGYSRAAAARYSFLLAIPAVLGSGLYELVKLVTKPCQDSCVPELFGPVDTALATVVAFLVGLLVIRFFLAFISRYSFLPFVIYRILLGAALIVALSVGVLQP